In the Desulfobacterales bacterium genome, TATGAGCCTCTGCCCGCGGCATTTGATTGGACGATCTGGGTCGGGTTTCGTCCCGGTGTGCGAGATAACCCCGGAAGCACGGCCATGGAGGCCATGGCGGATGTGCTGGGAAGGGCTTTGAGCCCTTCGGAGGTTGTCTACACATCCAAGCGCTACTGTGTGCAAGGAGAAAACCTGACCGCTCAGATGATGAGTAAAATTGCGAACGAGCTTCTTGCCAACGATATTATTCAGCAGTGGAAGGTATTTTCAAAAAAAGACTGGAACCGGAAGGTGGGGATCGGCTTGATTTTACCCAAGGTTCGGCTCAATCACACCCCGACCGTGACCCCCATATCAATTGCCAGTGATGCGGCATTGGCTGCGGTGAGCGATGCCCGCAATCTGGCGCTCAATCCCAACGATATTCCCACCATTCGCACCTATTTTCTAGATCCTTCCGTGCAGGCCGAACGAAAACGGGTGGGATTGACGGATCCGACGGATGTGGAGCTGGAGTATATCTCACAAGGTCGCAGCGATCATTGCAACCACAATACCTTTCAGGGGCTCTTTCGTTATCGGGATTCGGATACCGGGGAAATCCGTATAGAGAATAATTTGTTTAAAACCTATATTCAAACCCCCACGCTGGCATTAAAGGAGAAAAAGCCATGGGTGATTTCCGTGCTGTGGGACAATGCGGGGGTGGGGCGTTTTGATGACCGGCATTATTATGTCATCACAGGGGAGACACATAATTCGCCCTCCAATATGGAAGCATACGGCGGGGCCATTACTGGTATCGTCGGGGTTTACCGTGATCCGCTGGGGACCGGAAAAGGGTCCAAACTGATTATGGGCAGTTATGGCTATTGCGTGGGCCACCGGGATTACGCCGGCGATTTAAAACCGCGGCTTCATCCCCGGCGCTTGTTGGATGGCGTGATAGAAGGGGTACGGGACGGCGGCAACAAGAGCGGCATTCCCACCACTTTTGGTCAGGTGCTGTTTCATTCCGGGTATATGGGAAAATGCCTGGTCTTTGTGACCGCCCTGGGCATCATGCCTGCCACGGTCCAAGGCAAGCCCTCGGAATTAAAGCACACCTCTTCAGGGGATCTGTTGATCATGTGCGGCGGCCGCGTGGGCAAGGACGGCATTCACGGCGTCACCGCTTCCTCGGAGGTTTTTTCCGAGCACACGCCGGCAGGCCATGTACAGATCGGGGACCCTTACACGCAAAAGAAGATGCACGATTTTCTTCTGGAGGCAAGAGATGAGGGTCTCATTGAATATATCACGGATAACGGCGGCGGCGGGCTTTCCTCCTCGGTGGGAGAATCAGCCCGCATATCAGGCGGTTGCGTTGTCGAGTTGGAAAAAGTGCCCCTGAAATATGAGGGGCTTGATCAATGGGAAATTTGGGTGTCCGAGTCGCAGGAACGAATGACCGTGGCGGTTCGACCCGAAAACCTGGACCGGTTTATGGGATTGTCCCGATTGCACGCTGTGGAAAGTACGGTCATCGGCCGCTACACGGATTCGGGCAAGTTGCATATCACCTATAACGGTGAGACCTGTGCCTATGTCCATATGGATCTTTTGACCGCCGGGTTTCCCCAATGGGAATTCGAGGCTGAGTGGCGGTCTGCCGAACAGCGCGGGCTGGTGGAACCGGTTCTGCGGCCGCCGGAAGATTATAACCGGTTATTAACCGATCTGTTGTCCCGGCCCAACATCTGTGATCATCAATGGATTTCGCGTCAATACGATCATGAAGTTCAGGGCGGCAGCGTCATCAAACAGCTTGTGGGCGCCATGCGCGATGTGCCGAGCGACGCCACGGTCAGCCGACCCGTGCTGGGGGTCGAAAAAGGATTGGCCTTCGCTCAGGCGCTGTTGCCCGCCTATTCCGCAATCGATGCCTATCATATGACCGCCTGCACCATTGATGAAGCGGTCAGGCGGTTGATATCGGTCGGCGGTGACCCGGACCATATCGGCGGGGTGGATAATTTCTGCTGGCCGAACATTCAGTACGATCCCGTGGCCAATCCGGACGGCAAATTCAAGGCCGCTCAATTGGTGCGTTCGTGCCGGGCGTTGCGGGATCTTTGTCTGGGCTATGAAATTCCGCTTCTTTCCGGAAAAGACAGCATGTATGTGGATGGCTATCTGGCAGGCAGATATGGTGAGCGCCATAAGGTATCGGCCTTGGAAACATTGCAGTTTTCGGCCACATCGGTCATCGATGATTTGGCGTACTGCGTTTCCATGGACGCCAAGCTCAGCGGGGATTTGGTCTATGTGCTGGGAGAGACCCGAAACGAGCTGGGCGCCTCGGAATATTACGAGCATTTGGGCTACACCGGCACGCAGGTGCCGCAGGTTTTCCTGGAAAAAAACAAAGTATTGTACCGGGCGTTATCCCGTGCGGTTCGACATGGCTGGATCGCTTCTGCACACGGCATCTATCGGGGCGGACTGGGTGTCCACCTGGCGTTGGTCGCCATGGCCGGCAACCTGGGAATGCAAATTGACCTTACCAAGGTGCCGGCAGCCGGTGTTTTCCGTGACGATGCGCTATTGTTTTCCGAATCGGCCGGGCGTTTCATCGTGACGATTAATCCGGCATATCGGGAGCTTTTCGACAAGAGCTTTGCAGGCCTCACATGCGCCTGTATTGGCCGGGTGACGGAAGAAGGCGGCCAATTGGTTATTTGCAAGGGGAGCACCGATTCATCCGCTGCTTTGATTTCCATATCAATCGATGCGTTAAAAACCGCCTGGAAAAAGCCTTTTGGAGATTTGATATGAAAGCAGTGAAGGTACTGATACTCACGGGCTATGGCCTCAACTGTGATGCGGAAACCGCGTACTCATTTGAAAAAGCGGGCGCGTCAACGCAGCGGGTGCACATCAACCGGCTGATAGCCGGGGAAGTTGGTCTGAATGATTTTCAAATCCTTGTCTTCGGCGGCGGATTTAGCTGGGGGGATGATCATGGGGCCGGTGTGGTCCAGGCGGTGCGTATGCGAACCCATATGGGGGATCAACTGGTTTCATTTATTGAAAAGGGAAACCTCGTCATCGGTATCTGTAACGGTTTTCAAACGCTTGTGAATCTGGGCCTTCTCCCCGGACTGGATGGGGATTACACGGCCCGAAAAGTGGCGCTGATCCATAACGATTGCGGCAATTTTCGGGACGACTGG is a window encoding:
- a CDS encoding AIR synthase-related protein, whose amino-acid sequence is MANRLEISIKPDLFDAEGEGVRQKAQNYFGIRLSGVRTIQVLTIDAALSPDELEKIRCDIFTNPVTQISSYEPLPAAFDWTIWVGFRPGVRDNPGSTAMEAMADVLGRALSPSEVVYTSKRYCVQGENLTAQMMSKIANELLANDIIQQWKVFSKKDWNRKVGIGLILPKVRLNHTPTVTPISIASDAALAAVSDARNLALNPNDIPTIRTYFLDPSVQAERKRVGLTDPTDVELEYISQGRSDHCNHNTFQGLFRYRDSDTGEIRIENNLFKTYIQTPTLALKEKKPWVISVLWDNAGVGRFDDRHYYVITGETHNSPSNMEAYGGAITGIVGVYRDPLGTGKGSKLIMGSYGYCVGHRDYAGDLKPRLHPRRLLDGVIEGVRDGGNKSGIPTTFGQVLFHSGYMGKCLVFVTALGIMPATVQGKPSELKHTSSGDLLIMCGGRVGKDGIHGVTASSEVFSEHTPAGHVQIGDPYTQKKMHDFLLEARDEGLIEYITDNGGGGLSSSVGESARISGGCVVELEKVPLKYEGLDQWEIWVSESQERMTVAVRPENLDRFMGLSRLHAVESTVIGRYTDSGKLHITYNGETCAYVHMDLLTAGFPQWEFEAEWRSAEQRGLVEPVLRPPEDYNRLLTDLLSRPNICDHQWISRQYDHEVQGGSVIKQLVGAMRDVPSDATVSRPVLGVEKGLAFAQALLPAYSAIDAYHMTACTIDEAVRRLISVGGDPDHIGGVDNFCWPNIQYDPVANPDGKFKAAQLVRSCRALRDLCLGYEIPLLSGKDSMYVDGYLAGRYGERHKVSALETLQFSATSVIDDLAYCVSMDAKLSGDLVYVLGETRNELGASEYYEHLGYTGTQVPQVFLEKNKVLYRALSRAVRHGWIASAHGIYRGGLGVHLALVAMAGNLGMQIDLTKVPAAGVFRDDALLFSESAGRFIVTINPAYRELFDKSFAGLTCACIGRVTEEGGQLVICKGSTDSSAALISISIDALKTAWKKPFGDLI